From Pseudoleptotrichia goodfellowii, a single genomic window includes:
- the rpsO gene encoding 30S ribosomal protein S15 produces MAMRSKQEIITQYGKNAQDTGSADVQVALLTERINHLTEHLRTHPKDVHSRVGLLKMVGKRRRLLNYVKNRNVDNYRELIEKLGIRK; encoded by the coding sequence ATGGCAATGAGATCAAAACAGGAAATTATTACACAATATGGTAAAAATGCACAGGACACAGGTTCTGCAGATGTACAGGTAGCTTTACTTACTGAAAGAATAAATCACTTAACTGAACATTTGAGAACACATCCTAAAGATGTTCACTCAAGAGTAGGATTATTGAAAATGGTCGGTAAAAGAAGAAGACTATTAAACTACGTTAAAAACAGAAACGTGGATAATTACAGAGAATTAATCGAAAAATTGGGAATAAGAAAATAA